One Telluria mixta DNA window includes the following coding sequences:
- a CDS encoding TetR/AcrR family transcriptional regulator — protein MTSIPAPSVAARSPGRPREFDMDAALDAAIRVFRERGYHAASIADLSAAMGLTAGSIYKAFADKRAVFLAAFARYTALRHAQMRAVLAQEPTGLGQVRALLRFYVMSSTGAEGAAGCLVAGSATALSTFDDEMAQAVDQAVRDLGRMIETAIRAGQADGSIPATVEAGACALGLLCLVQGFRIVGKLGYGEHALQSAADAMLLGLS, from the coding sequence ATGACATCCATTCCCGCGCCATCCGTTGCCGCCCGCAGCCCCGGCCGTCCCCGCGAATTCGACATGGACGCTGCGCTCGACGCCGCCATCCGCGTCTTCCGCGAGCGCGGCTATCATGCCGCGTCGATCGCCGACCTCTCGGCGGCGATGGGGCTGACGGCCGGCAGCATCTACAAGGCGTTCGCCGACAAGCGCGCCGTCTTCCTGGCCGCGTTCGCGCGCTACACGGCGCTGCGCCATGCCCAGATGCGCGCCGTGCTGGCGCAGGAACCGACGGGGCTTGGCCAAGTGCGGGCGCTGCTGCGTTTCTACGTCATGTCGTCCACCGGCGCCGAAGGGGCAGCCGGCTGCCTGGTCGCGGGCAGCGCGACCGCCCTCAGCACGTTTGACGACGAGATGGCCCAGGCGGTCGACCAAGCCGTGCGCGACCTCGGTCGCATGATCGAAACGGCGATCCGCGCGGGCCAGGCCGACGGCTCGATTCCGGCCACGGTCGAAGCGGGCGCGTGCGCGCTCGGCTTGCTGTGCCTGGTCCAGGGGTTTCGCATCGTCGGCAAGCTGGGGTATGGCGAACATGCATTGCAGTCCGCGGCCGACGCGATGCTGCTGGGACTGTCGTAA
- a CDS encoding alpha/beta fold hydrolase — protein sequence MNTHHFTNLDGVRLHHVAAGPADGPALVLLAGYPQSWYAWRKVIPLLAERYRVLALDLPGQGDSDRPLDGYDTGALAGAVRAWLDRLGVERCLLAAHDVGAWVAFTHALRFGAGVEKLALLDAGIPGITLPDALPLASDKAWRTWHFPFHMIPDLPETLIAGKERDYLDWFLRRKTANPFAFADADVDEYLRILTQPGALRAGLATYRAVQVSARQNRALGAEAKLRMPLLALSADQGSIPDMAAPLRPWADDVQGVCIADCGHFLPEEQPDAVAAALRGFFA from the coding sequence ATGAATACGCACCATTTCACCAACCTCGACGGCGTGCGCCTGCACCATGTGGCGGCCGGCCCGGCGGACGGGCCGGCGCTCGTCCTGCTGGCGGGCTATCCGCAAAGCTGGTATGCATGGCGCAAGGTCATACCGTTGCTGGCGGAGCGCTATCGGGTGCTGGCGCTCGACTTGCCGGGTCAGGGGGATTCCGACCGTCCGCTCGACGGTTACGACACCGGCGCATTGGCCGGCGCGGTGCGCGCCTGGCTCGACAGGCTGGGGGTGGAGCGCTGCCTGTTGGCCGCGCACGACGTGGGGGCGTGGGTGGCGTTCACCCATGCGCTGCGGTTCGGCGCCGGCGTGGAGAAACTGGCGCTGCTCGACGCCGGCATTCCCGGCATCACGCTGCCGGACGCGTTGCCGCTCGCGTCCGACAAGGCCTGGCGCACGTGGCACTTCCCCTTCCACATGATCCCCGACCTGCCGGAAACGCTGATCGCCGGGAAGGAACGCGATTACCTCGACTGGTTCCTGCGGCGCAAGACGGCCAATCCGTTCGCTTTCGCCGACGCGGATGTCGACGAATACCTGCGCATCCTCACGCAGCCGGGCGCCCTGCGCGCAGGGCTCGCGACGTACCGCGCCGTGCAGGTGTCGGCGCGGCAGAACCGGGCGCTCGGCGCAGAGGCCAAGCTGCGCATGCCGCTGCTGGCGCTCAGCGCCGACCAGGGTTCGATCCCCGACATGGCGGCGCCACTGCGGCCGTGGGCCGACGACGTGCAGGGCGTGTGCATCGCCGACTGCGGGCACTTCCTGCCGGAAGAGCAGCCGGACGCGGTGGCCGCGGCGTTGCGCGGCTTCTTTGCTTGA
- a CDS encoding SMP-30/gluconolactonase/LRE family protein gives MKTEKFHIVHDERMLVGESAVWHAVESALYWVDIDGKSVHRLHPSSGKYSRWNTATEPSAIAVDLDNNLVLATRAGFVYLNTTTGDIDDIVPAPYDTSIVRFNDGRTDPAGRFWVGTMYEPRDQQKAEMYVLDKGALRLAWAGGMTNSNGLSFSPDGKTMYHSDTTSHRVDAYDYDVKTGTASNRRNLVTFSDDKKAADYGGRPDGAAVDSEGNYWSAMFEGGRIVKLSPTGELLQEIELPVRCPTSVAFGGPDLRTLYVTSASKGRSNDELAKYPHSGKVLAFTVDVPGIEQAEYRN, from the coding sequence ATGAAGACCGAAAAATTCCACATCGTGCATGACGAACGGATGCTGGTCGGCGAATCGGCCGTCTGGCATGCGGTCGAATCCGCGCTGTACTGGGTCGACATCGACGGCAAGTCGGTGCACCGCCTGCATCCGTCGAGCGGCAAATACTCGCGCTGGAACACGGCGACGGAGCCGTCCGCCATCGCCGTCGACCTGGACAACAACCTCGTGCTGGCCACGCGCGCCGGCTTCGTCTACCTGAACACGACGACGGGCGACATCGACGACATCGTGCCGGCGCCGTACGACACGTCCATCGTCCGCTTCAACGACGGCCGCACGGACCCGGCGGGCCGCTTCTGGGTCGGCACGATGTACGAGCCGCGCGACCAGCAGAAGGCCGAGATGTACGTGCTGGACAAGGGCGCGCTGCGCCTGGCCTGGGCCGGCGGCATGACGAACTCGAACGGCCTGTCGTTCAGCCCGGACGGCAAGACGATGTACCACTCGGACACGACGAGCCACCGCGTGGACGCCTACGACTACGACGTCAAGACGGGCACGGCATCGAACCGCCGCAACCTCGTCACCTTCTCCGACGACAAGAAGGCGGCCGACTATGGCGGCCGTCCGGACGGCGCGGCGGTGGACAGCGAAGGCAATTACTGGTCCGCGATGTTCGAGGGCGGCCGCATCGTCAAGCTGTCGCCGACCGGCGAGCTGCTGCAGGAAATCGAGCTGCCCGTGCGCTGCCCGACGTCCGTCGCGTTCGGCGGGCCGGACCTGCGCACCCTGTACGTCACCAGCGCCAGCAAGGGGCGCTCGAATGACGAGCTGGCGAAGTATCCGCACAGCGGTAAAGTACTGGCATTTACCGTCGACGTCCCCGGTATCGAACAGGCCGAGTACCGCAACTGA
- the pgi gene encoding glucose-6-phosphate isomerase, whose product MRQPPLTSTASYQALQSHAQDAQQWQMRDLFAQDPQRFERLSAEAAGLFLDYSKNRLDGRTLALLANLARERGVEQLRDAMFNGDKINLTENRAVLHTALRAPKDKQITVDGQDITADVHGVLARIKTFSDAVRNGAWLGHTGKEITDIVNIGIGGSDLGPKMVCLALRQFAHPRLAMHFVSNVDGHDMDAALARVNPETTLFIIASKTFTTAETMMNANTARSWFLKSAPEEALAKHFVAVSTNVEAIKKFGIDPDNMFPFWDWVGGRYSVWSAIGLPVALCVGYGYFADFLAGAHALDEHFRTAPIEQNLPMILALVGLWNREFLGCPSVSIAPYHQDLNRFPAYLQQLDMESNGKRVTRAGDTITDYETCPVIWGDVGTNGQHAYFQLLHQGTDVTPIDFIAALRPAHEFQNHHAALLANCFAQSEAFMKGKTADEVRQDLAGQDAAEIERLVPHKTFPGNRPSNTILMEYLTPATLGALIALYEHKTFVQGAIWDVNSFDQWGVELGKVLAKKIEAELNGEAQPAQHDGSTNGLIARAKAAV is encoded by the coding sequence ATGCGCCAACCACCCCTGACCAGCACCGCCAGTTACCAGGCCCTCCAGTCCCACGCCCAGGACGCCCAGCAATGGCAGATGCGCGACCTGTTCGCGCAAGACCCGCAGCGCTTCGAACGCCTGTCGGCGGAAGCGGCCGGTCTGTTCCTAGACTATTCAAAAAACCGCCTGGACGGGCGCACGCTTGCACTGCTGGCAAACCTGGCGCGCGAGCGCGGCGTCGAGCAGCTGCGCGATGCCATGTTCAACGGCGACAAGATCAACCTGACGGAAAACCGCGCCGTCCTGCACACCGCGCTGCGCGCGCCGAAGGACAAGCAGATCACCGTCGACGGCCAGGACATCACGGCCGACGTACACGGCGTCCTCGCCCGCATCAAGACGTTCAGCGACGCCGTGCGTAACGGTGCGTGGCTGGGCCACACGGGCAAGGAAATCACGGACATCGTCAACATCGGCATCGGCGGTTCCGACCTCGGTCCGAAGATGGTCTGCCTGGCGCTGCGCCAGTTCGCGCATCCGCGCCTGGCCATGCACTTCGTCTCCAACGTCGACGGCCACGACATGGACGCCGCGCTGGCGCGCGTGAACCCGGAAACGACGCTGTTCATCATCGCGTCGAAGACGTTCACGACGGCCGAGACCATGATGAATGCGAACACGGCGCGCAGCTGGTTCCTCAAGAGCGCCCCGGAAGAAGCCCTCGCGAAGCACTTCGTCGCGGTGTCGACGAACGTGGAAGCCATCAAGAAATTCGGCATCGATCCGGACAACATGTTCCCGTTCTGGGACTGGGTCGGCGGCCGCTACTCCGTCTGGTCGGCGATCGGCCTGCCGGTCGCGCTGTGCGTCGGCTACGGCTATTTCGCCGACTTCCTCGCGGGCGCGCACGCGCTGGACGAGCACTTCCGCACCGCGCCCATCGAGCAGAACCTGCCGATGATCCTGGCCCTCGTCGGCTTGTGGAACCGCGAATTCCTGGGCTGCCCGTCGGTCTCGATTGCGCCGTACCACCAGGACCTGAACCGCTTCCCCGCGTACCTGCAGCAGCTCGACATGGAAAGCAACGGCAAGCGCGTCACGCGCGCCGGCGACACCATCACGGACTACGAGACCTGCCCGGTGATCTGGGGCGACGTGGGCACGAACGGCCAGCACGCCTACTTCCAGCTGCTGCACCAGGGCACGGACGTCACGCCGATCGACTTCATCGCCGCGCTGCGTCCCGCGCACGAGTTCCAGAACCACCACGCCGCGCTGCTCGCGAACTGCTTCGCGCAGTCGGAAGCCTTCATGAAGGGCAAGACGGCGGACGAGGTGCGCCAGGATCTGGCCGGCCAGGACGCCGCCGAGATCGAGCGCCTCGTGCCGCACAAGACCTTCCCGGGCAACCGTCCGAGCAACACGATCCTGATGGAGTACCTGACGCCGGCGACGCTGGGCGCGCTGATCGCGCTGTACGAACACAAGACCTTCGTGCAGGGCGCGATCTGGGACGTGAACAGCTTCGACCAGTGGGGTGTGGAACTGGGCAAGGTGCTGGCCAAGAAGATCGAGGCGGAGCTGAACGGCGAGGCGCAACCGGCGCAACACGACGGTTCGACCAACGGCCTGATCGCCCGTGCCAAGGCTGCCGTCTGA
- the edd gene encoding phosphogluconate dehydratase, with amino-acid sequence MALHPVVEQVTNRIIKRSRPSRQAYLAHLDAARVKGVQRSVLACTNLAHGFAAFPANDKLKLREYKQPSVAIVSSYNDMLSAHQPFEAYPKVIKDAVREVGAVAQFAGGVPAMCDGVTQGQPGMELSLFSRDTIAMSTAIALSHNMFDASLYLGICDKIVPGLLIGALHFGHIPGIFVPGGPMATGISNKEKASIRQRYAKGEATREELMEGEAKAYHGAGTCTFYGTANSNQMLMEMMGLHLPGAAFVHPDTPLREALTRAAAQHAVKISQQGGEYMPIGHIVDEKCIVNAIAALHATGGSTNHTLHLVAIARAAGIVIDWNDFDELSKVVPLLTRVYPNGDADVNYFQAAGGPTFVIRELLDAGLVHDDVNTILGRGLRNHCKEPFLDGDKVVWRDLPEQSGDESVLRKHTNPFSDNGGLILVQGNLGRAVMKISAVKKEHHIVEAPALTFDSQEDFMHAYKAGKLNRDFVAVIRFQGPRANGMPELHALTPALANLQDSGYHVAMVTDGRMSGASGKVPAAIHVSPEILAGGPLGLVRDGDIIRVDATQGSLDALVPEDVWAARKMATADLSSSHIGMGRELFDVFRKSVSAAEEGAAHFPLPSPIDTTVPLHEGTDSGEIMPGSDEDFLFRKSTAK; translated from the coding sequence ATGGCGCTGCACCCCGTAGTAGAACAGGTCACCAACCGGATCATCAAGCGTAGCCGGCCTTCGCGCCAGGCGTATCTCGCGCATCTCGACGCCGCGCGCGTCAAGGGCGTGCAGCGCAGCGTGCTGGCGTGCACGAACCTGGCACACGGGTTTGCCGCCTTCCCGGCCAACGACAAGCTCAAGCTGCGCGAGTATAAGCAGCCGTCCGTCGCGATCGTTTCTTCGTACAACGACATGCTGTCGGCGCACCAGCCGTTCGAAGCCTATCCCAAGGTCATCAAGGACGCCGTGCGTGAAGTCGGCGCCGTGGCGCAGTTCGCCGGCGGCGTGCCCGCCATGTGCGACGGCGTCACGCAGGGCCAGCCGGGCATGGAACTGTCGCTGTTCTCGCGCGACACCATCGCCATGTCGACCGCCATCGCGCTGTCGCACAACATGTTCGACGCCAGCCTGTACCTCGGCATCTGCGACAAGATCGTGCCGGGCCTCTTGATCGGCGCGCTGCACTTCGGCCACATCCCGGGCATCTTCGTGCCGGGCGGCCCGATGGCGACCGGTATCTCGAACAAGGAAAAGGCCTCCATCCGCCAGCGCTACGCGAAAGGCGAGGCTACCCGTGAGGAATTGATGGAAGGCGAGGCCAAGGCCTACCACGGCGCCGGTACGTGTACCTTTTACGGTACCGCTAACAGCAACCAGATGCTGATGGAGATGATGGGCCTGCACCTGCCGGGCGCCGCCTTCGTCCATCCGGACACCCCGCTGCGCGAAGCGCTGACCCGCGCCGCGGCCCAGCATGCCGTCAAGATCTCGCAGCAGGGCGGCGAGTACATGCCGATCGGTCACATCGTGGACGAAAAATGCATCGTCAACGCCATCGCCGCGCTGCACGCGACGGGCGGTTCCACGAACCACACGCTGCACCTCGTCGCCATCGCGCGCGCGGCCGGCATCGTGATCGACTGGAACGACTTCGACGAGCTGTCGAAAGTGGTGCCGCTGCTGACGCGCGTGTACCCGAACGGCGACGCCGACGTGAACTACTTCCAGGCCGCCGGCGGCCCGACCTTCGTCATCCGCGAACTGCTGGACGCCGGCCTCGTGCACGACGACGTCAACACCATCCTGGGCCGCGGCCTGCGCAACCACTGCAAGGAACCGTTCCTGGACGGCGACAAGGTCGTCTGGCGCGACCTGCCGGAACAGAGCGGCGACGAATCCGTGCTGCGCAAGCATACGAACCCGTTCAGCGACAACGGCGGCCTGATCCTCGTGCAGGGCAACCTGGGCCGCGCCGTGATGAAGATCTCGGCCGTCAAGAAGGAACACCACATCGTCGAAGCACCGGCGCTGACGTTCGATTCGCAGGAAGATTTCATGCACGCCTACAAGGCGGGCAAGCTGAACCGCGACTTCGTCGCCGTGATCCGCTTCCAGGGCCCGCGCGCCAACGGCATGCCGGAACTGCACGCGCTGACGCCGGCGCTGGCCAACCTGCAGGATTCCGGCTACCACGTCGCGATGGTCACCGACGGCCGCATGTCGGGCGCGTCCGGTAAAGTGCCGGCCGCGATCCACGTGTCGCCGGAAATCCTTGCCGGCGGTCCGCTGGGCCTCGTGCGCGACGGCGACATCATCCGCGTCGACGCGACGCAGGGCTCGCTGGACGCGCTGGTGCCGGAAGACGTGTGGGCCGCACGCAAGATGGCAACCGCGGACCTGAGCTCCAGCCACATCGGCATGGGCCGCGAGCTGTTCGACGTATTCCGTAAATCGGTCAGCGCGGCCGAAGAGGGCGCCGCCCACTTCCCGCTGCCGTCGCCGATCGACACGACCGTGCCCCTGCACGAAGGTACCGACAGCGGCGAGATCATGCCCGGTTCGGACGAAGATTTCCTGTTCCGCAAATCCACCGCCAAGTGA
- the eda gene encoding bifunctional 4-hydroxy-2-oxoglutarate aldolase/2-dehydro-3-deoxy-phosphogluconate aldolase — MTLLDIMKSAVVIPVIAIDDPDHAVPLAKALVAGGIRVLEVTLRTKHGLDAIRAMAQVEGAIVGVGTLTQPEEFAASRDAGAVFGVSPGLTPSLIEAAKKSGLPLLPGCMTPSEVMVAREAGFKQLKLFPAVPAGGVGMLKGIGGPLPDVTFCPTGGISIETAPQFLALKNVACVGGSWLTPADAMKAGDWDLITDLAKAAAALKAA, encoded by the coding sequence ATGACCCTGCTGGACATCATGAAATCCGCCGTCGTGATCCCCGTGATCGCGATCGACGACCCGGACCATGCCGTCCCCCTCGCGAAGGCGCTGGTCGCCGGCGGCATCCGCGTGCTCGAAGTTACGCTGCGCACGAAGCACGGCCTGGACGCGATCCGCGCGATGGCCCAGGTGGAAGGCGCGATCGTCGGCGTCGGCACCCTGACCCAGCCGGAAGAATTCGCCGCGTCGCGCGATGCGGGCGCCGTGTTCGGCGTGTCGCCGGGCCTGACGCCGTCGCTGATCGAGGCGGCGAAGAAAAGCGGCCTGCCGCTGCTGCCGGGCTGCATGACCCCGTCCGAAGTGATGGTGGCGCGCGAAGCCGGCTTCAAGCAGCTGAAACTGTTCCCGGCCGTGCCGGCGGGCGGCGTCGGCATGCTGAAGGGCATCGGCGGTCCGCTGCCGGACGTGACCTTCTGCCCGACGGGCGGCATCTCGATCGAGACGGCACCGCAATTCCTCGCGCTGAAGAACGTCGCGTGCGTGGGCGGCTCCTGGCTGACCCCGGCCGACGCGATGAAGGCCGGCGACTGGGACCTGATCACCGACCTGGCGAAAGCTGCTGCCGCGCTGAAAGCGGCCTGA